A genomic window from Salvia splendens isolate huo1 chromosome 11, SspV2, whole genome shotgun sequence includes:
- the LOC121756408 gene encoding ENHANCER OF AG-4 protein 2-like isoform X2: MAPGRKRGGKGAKTKSELSLGDLVLAKVKGFPAWPAKISRPEDWKHAPDPKKYFVQFFGTEEIAFVAPADIQAFTNDTKSKLSARCKGKTVKYFAQAVEEICEEFEELQGKSLSDVRDDSNADKLASEAHSVDTVAGDASKVSSESGRDNEGLNCKLERKRLSDLDFGSEHCSEILCEMDSQDVNPCSLNDKSHSLSPHPSLGERNKSCTKFANPVKETNGDQSALTNGHQPKLAMDHDGAKRKNSDVAVSHEHNEDGVQLKQASGGNINMSSADNSRSDLGTGSKRIGKKLIKGKKHPAAVDDGRVDAEAITEDNNKVISRKKMKFQHDQEKQTSQTNQVSLPPKMDDIVGKRLKSGGKVEYKSSRAQLSANKSNHSPDEDDLPPPKRQRLALGVMSTSTSNSENRQGNSTSNKNSLVHPNKVQSPTIQLPAKRRAVRLCDEDEDDELPKTPIHLGSTHKVSVTPRVSDSKNKNAKSGETHGNGHMAVRNTGTPKEEFKDQVQSSQVSNKALSPTGQQGMEKSTQEISAKQLSPVFPQLVTENIPSMKAKPVSGSPRRSPRSVTASRPLADLRKKQLTKAPASVNQKKVLLGSNSSLATETERSKPTSSVEIKKTTSRPDSQINDPVHKVGNQDKSVTSHGERLDGGKVTMLNLPVDLAISDSAMSMKNLIAAAQARKRQANLHNPYGNPLHLLIHDTDMLSLNPTATSSALAVDTSNILQIDVQDHTSSPSFDVRQLPSTSGHENEDLEERRVNSGHQASGSSLSGGTEAAVVRDAFEGMIETLSRTKESIGRATRLAIDCAKYGIANEVVELLILKLANEPSFHRKVDLFFLVDSITQCSHSQKGIAGTSYIPVVQAALPRLIVAAAPPGAGAQENRRQCHKVLRLWLERKIFPESVLRRYMNGIGTDNDGGAAGFSQRRPSRAERSIDDPIREMEGMFLDEYGSNTTFQLPGFLSSHLFEEDDDEDNFSSMLYKEGLDTSPSEHNLASKDPEHCTVTPSDRRHCILEDVDGELEMEDVSGHNKDDRILIFNCTSIIASPEPNSDVKLKSASEMSELLPSPEGSPPLPPGSPPMTPPLPASPPPLSSSPSPPPPPPPPPLSLSSAPLPPPPPPPSSQQLIPPPPIGPPPYVQSLPPQPALMSQYVSPVQSTSQPLVYHLPPLHHEIGGTPSGNLPVHMVSSTQGSHTEAPRGEIYSQQSSFFSPAAGCNAREHVGYNSSRPVEYGQNDPCINHQASKQRQHLLPGTATFSQRPLHPDARPPQISAHFSYSNTVIQHQHPPYPLQVYADVPRRYSTDEQWRMPVNDFKADLPCGGWSAGAQPFSGQPYSHEGGYYGPPSERAPESAVNFRPGGTNGLPPAPPILVHGVPMMPCRPDMSAVNWRPV, translated from the exons ATGGCTCCCGGGCGGAAGCGTGGAGGGAAAGGGGCAAAAACGAAGAGCGAATTGAGTTTGGGCGATCTCGTTCTTGCCAAGGTCAAGGGATTTCCTGCCTGGCCTGCCAAG ATTAGCAGACCTGAAGACTGGAAGCATGCTCCGGACCCGAAAAAGTATTTCGTGCAATTTTTTGGTACAGAAGAGAT AGCTTTTGTTGCTCCTGCGGATATCCAAGCGTTCACAAATGATACCAAGAGTAAACTGTCTGCTCGATGCAAGGGTAAGACGGTCAAATATTTCGCCCAAGCTGTGGAGGAAATTTGTGAAGAATTTGAAGAGTTACAGGGTAAAAGTTTAAGTGATGTAAGGGATGATAGCAATGCAGATAAACTTGCATCTGAGGCACATTCAGTGGATACAGTGGCAGGTGACGCCTCAAAGGTTAGTTCTGAAAGTGGGAGGGATAATGAGGGACTGAACTGCAAATTAGAGAGAAAACGGCTGAGTGATCTAGACTTTGGGTCAGAGCATTGTTCAGAAATACTTTGTGAGATGGATAGTCAAGACGTCAACCCTTGCTCGTTAAACGATAAGAGCCATAGTTTGTCTCCACATCCATCTTTGGGTGAGAGGAATAAGTCATGCACAAAATTTGCTAATCCGGTGAAGGAGACAAATGGTGACCAGAGTGCATTGACGAATGGCCACCAACCAAAGCTGGCAATGGATCATGATGGTGCAAAGCGCAAAaatagtgatgtggctgtaTCACATGAACACAATGAAGATGGTGTACAATTAAAACAGGCTTCAGGTGGAAATATTAATATGTCATCTGCAGATAATTCAAGATCAGATTTAGGTACTGGCAGTAAAAGGATaggaaaaaagttaataaaagGGAAAAAGCATCCAGCAGCGGTAGATGATGGTCGGGTAGATGCTGAAGCCATTACTGAGGACAACAATAAAGTAATCTCAAGGAAAAAGATGAAGTTCCAACATGACCAGGAAAAGCAAACTTCTCAGACCAATCAAGTATCACTTCCTCCCAAAATGGATGACATTGTGGGTAAAAGGTTAAAATCAGGAGGGAAGGTTGAGTACAAATCTTCAAGAGCACAGCTAAGTGCGAATAAGTCCAACCATTCTCCTGATGAAGATGATCTCCCTCCACCGAAGCGCCAACGACTAGCACTTGGAGTGATGTCCACTTCTACTTCAAACTCTGAAAATAGACAGGGAAACTCTACATCAAACAAAAATAGCTTGGTGCATCCGAACAAGGTTCAATCTCCAACCATACAGCTTCCAGCAAAGAGGAGAGCTGTCCGCCTATgtgatgaggatgaggatgatgaATTACCTAAAACTCCAATTCATTTAGGATCTACCCATAAAGTTTCTGTTACTCCCCGAGTTTCAGATTCCAAAAATAAGAATGCTAAGAGTGGGGAGACACATGGAAACGGTCATATGGCCGTGAGGAACACAGGAACACCCAAGGAAGAGTTCAAAGATCAGGTACAATCTTCTCAAGTATCCAATAAAGCTTTATCACCAACTGGTCAGCAAGGGATGGAAAAGAGCACTCAGGAAATATCAGCTAAACAGTTATCTCCCGTTTTTCCCCAGTTAGTCACTGAAAACATCCCCTCAATGAAGGCTAAGCCAGTTTCAGGTTCTCCCAGGAGGTCCCCTCGATCTGTTACTGCTTCCAGACCACTAGCAGATTTACGGAAAAAACAGTTGACCAAGGCACCTGCTAGTGTGAACCAGAAGAAAGTTCTACTGGGATCAAACAGTAGCCTTGCTACAGAAACTGAAAGAAGTAAACCAACTTCGTCTGTTGAGATAAAGAAAACCACCTCAAGGCCCGACTCCCAAATCAATGATCCTGTCCATAAAGTTGGAAACCAAGACAAAAGTGTTACCTCACATGGTGAAAG GTTGGATGGTGGTAAAGTTACCATGTTAAATTTGCCGGTTGATTTGGCTATTTCAGACTCTGCCATGTCAATGAAAAATCTAATTGCTGCTGCTCAGGCGAGAAAGAGACAAGCAAACTTGCATAACCCTTATGGAAATCCTTTGCATCTATTGATTCATGACACCGACATGCTCAGCCTTAACCCAACTGCTACCTCTTCTGCATTAGCAGTTGATACTAGTAACATACTTCAAATCGATGTGCAAGACCATACTTCTTCCCCTTCCTTTGATGTTCGCCAGTTGCCGTCTACTAGTGGACATGAAAATGAAGACCTGGAGGAAAGGAGGGTGAATTCAGGCCATCAGGCATCGGGGAGTTCTTTAAGTGGAGGTACTGAGGCAGCTGTTGTTCGTGATGCTTTTGAAGGGATGATTGAGACGCTATCTAGGACCAAAGAGAGCATTGGTCGTGCAACCCGTCTTGCAATTGATTGTGCAAAGTATGGGATTGCCAATGAG GTTGTAGAACTTCTCATCCTGAAGTTGGCGAATGAGCCAAGTTTTCATCGCAAAGTGGACCTCTTTTTTCTGGTTGACTCTATAACCCAGTGCTCTCATAGTCAGAAAG GAATTGCTGGGACATCTTATATTCCTGTTGTTCAAGCGGCATTGCCCCGTCTCATAGTAGCGGCTGCTCCACCTGGAGCAGGTGCTCAGGAAAACCGCCGTCAATGTCATAAG GTCTTGCGGTTATGGCTTGAGAGGAAAATTTTTCCAGAATCTGTCCTTCGCCGTTACATGAATGGGATAGGAACAGATAATGATGGTGGAGCTGCTGGATTTTCTCAGAGACGCCCTTCCCGAGCTGAGCGGTCCATCGATGATCCTATAAGAGAAATGGAAGGCATGTTTTTGGATGAGTATGGGAG CAACACCACATTTCAGTTACCTGGGTTTCTATCATCTCATTtatttgaagaagatgatgatgaagataATTTTTCGTCGATGTTATACAAGGAAGGTTTAGATACGTCACCATCTGAGCATAACCTTGCAAGTAAGGATCCTGAACACTGCACTGTTACTCCAAGTGACCGGCGCCACTGCATATTAGAGGATGTTGATGGTGAGCTTGAAATGGAAGACGTTTCTGGTCACAACAAGGATGATAGAATATTAATTTTCAATTGCACCTCTATCATAGCTTCACCTGAGCCGAATTCTGATGTAAAGCTTAAATCTGCTTCTGAAATGTCTGAGTTGCTGCCTTCTCCTGAGGGTTCTCCACCATTACCACCTGGCTCTCCTCCTATGACTCCCCCTCTTCCTGCTTCACCACCTCCATTATCCTCATCCCCatcacctccacctccacctccacctccacccttATCATTATCATCTGCACCATTAcccccacctccaccaccaccttcctCACAGCAATTAATTCCTCCACCACCTATTGGTCCTCCTCCATATGTTCAGTCATTGCCACCTCAACCTGCATTGATGTCCCAATATGTGTCTCCAGTTCAGTCAACTTCTCAGCCTTTAGTTTATCACCTACCTCCATTACATCATGAGATTGGTGGCACACCCAGT GGAAATCTGCCTGTCCATATGGTTTCCAGTACTCAAGGGTCCCATACTGAAGCACCTAGAGGTGAAATATATTCACAGCAGTCCTCTTTCTTCTCTCCAGCTGCAGGCTGCAATGCACGAGAGCATGTTGGATACAATTCATCAAGGCCTGTTGAATATGGACAGAATGATCCATGTATTAATCACCAAGCTTCAAAGCAGAGACAACATTTGCTGCCTGGTACTGCAACATTTTCCCAAAGACCATTGCATCCTGATGCCCGACCTCCACAAATATCTGCCCATTTCTCATATTCGAATACAGTCATCCAGCACCAACATCCCCCTTATCCATTGCAAGTATATGCTGATGTTCCTAGGAGGTATTCTACTGATGAACAATGGCGGATGCCAGTAAATGATTTCAAAGCAGATCTTCCTTGTGGGGGCTGGAGTGCTGGAGCCCAACCATTTTCTGGTCAACCTTATTCGCATGAAG GAGGTTACTATGGACCCCCTTCAGAAAGGGCTCCTGAAAGTGCCGTTAATTTCCGGCCTGGTGGAACAAATGGTCTACCACCAGCACCTCCAATTCTAG TTCATGGTGTTCCAATGATGCCTTGTAGGCCGGACATGTCAGCTGTCAATTGGAGGCCAGTATAA
- the LOC121756408 gene encoding ENHANCER OF AG-4 protein 2-like isoform X1 produces the protein MAPGRKRGGKGAKTKSELSLGDLVLAKVKGFPAWPAKISRPEDWKHAPDPKKYFVQFFGTEEIAFVAPADIQAFTNDTKSKLSARCKGKTVKYFAQAVEEICEEFEELQGKSLSDVRDDSNADKLASEAHSVDTVAGDASKVSSESGRDNEGLNCKLERKRLSDLDFGSEHCSEILCEMDSQDVNPCSLNDKSHSLSPHPSLGERNKSCTKFANPVKETNGDQSALTNGHQPKLAMDHDGAKRKNSDVAVSHEHNEDGVQLKQASGGNINMSSADNSRSDLGTGSKRIGKKLIKGKKHPAAVDDGRVDAEAITEDNNKVISRKKMKFQHDQEKQTSQTNQVSLPPKMDDIVGKRLKSGGKVEYKSSRAQLSANKSNHSPDEDDLPPPKRQRLALGVMSTSTSNSENRQGNSTSNKNSLVHPNKVQSPTIQLPAKRRAVRLCDEDEDDELPKTPIHLGSTHKVSVTPRVSDSKNKNAKSGETHGNGHMAVRNTGTPKEEFKDQVQSSQVSNKALSPTGQQGMEKSTQEISAKQLSPVFPQLVTENIPSMKAKPVSGSPRRSPRSVTASRPLADLRKKQLTKAPASVNQKKVLLGSNSSLATETERSKPTSSVEIKKTTSRPDSQINDPVHKVGNQDKSVTSHGERLDGGKVTMLNLPVDLAISDSAMSMKNLIAAAQARKRQANLHNPYGNPLHLLIHDTDMLSLNPTATSSALAVDTSNILQIDVQDHTSSPSFDVRQLPSTSGHENEDLEERRVNSGHQASGSSLSGGTEAAVVRDAFEGMIETLSRTKESIGRATRLAIDCAKYGIANEVVELLILKLANEPSFHRKVDLFFLVDSITQCSHSQKGIAGTSYIPVVQAALPRLIVAAAPPGAGAQENRRQCHKVLRLWLERKIFPESVLRRYMNGIGTDNDGGAAGFSQRRPSRAERSIDDPIREMEGMFLDEYGSNTTFQLPGFLSSHLFEEDDDEDNFSSMLYKEGLDTSPSEHNLASKDPEHCTVTPSDRRHCILEDVDGELEMEDVSGHNKDDRILIFNCTSIIASPEPNSDVKLKSASEMSELLPSPEGSPPLPPGSPPMTPPLPASPPPLSSSPSPPPPPPPPPLSLSSAPLPPPPPPPSSQQLIPPPPIGPPPYVQSLPPQPALMSQYVSPVQSTSQPLVYHLPPLHHEIGGTPSGNLPVHMVSSTQGSHTEAPRGEIYSQQSSFFSPAAGCNAREHVGYNSSRPVEYGQNDPCINHQASKQRQHLLPGTATFSQRPLHPDARPPQISAHFSYSNTVIQHQHPPYPLQVYADVPRRYSTDEQWRMPVNDFKADLPCGGWSAGAQPFSGQPYSHEGAGGYYGPPSERAPESAVNFRPGGTNGLPPAPPILVHGVPMMPCRPDMSAVNWRPV, from the exons ATGGCTCCCGGGCGGAAGCGTGGAGGGAAAGGGGCAAAAACGAAGAGCGAATTGAGTTTGGGCGATCTCGTTCTTGCCAAGGTCAAGGGATTTCCTGCCTGGCCTGCCAAG ATTAGCAGACCTGAAGACTGGAAGCATGCTCCGGACCCGAAAAAGTATTTCGTGCAATTTTTTGGTACAGAAGAGAT AGCTTTTGTTGCTCCTGCGGATATCCAAGCGTTCACAAATGATACCAAGAGTAAACTGTCTGCTCGATGCAAGGGTAAGACGGTCAAATATTTCGCCCAAGCTGTGGAGGAAATTTGTGAAGAATTTGAAGAGTTACAGGGTAAAAGTTTAAGTGATGTAAGGGATGATAGCAATGCAGATAAACTTGCATCTGAGGCACATTCAGTGGATACAGTGGCAGGTGACGCCTCAAAGGTTAGTTCTGAAAGTGGGAGGGATAATGAGGGACTGAACTGCAAATTAGAGAGAAAACGGCTGAGTGATCTAGACTTTGGGTCAGAGCATTGTTCAGAAATACTTTGTGAGATGGATAGTCAAGACGTCAACCCTTGCTCGTTAAACGATAAGAGCCATAGTTTGTCTCCACATCCATCTTTGGGTGAGAGGAATAAGTCATGCACAAAATTTGCTAATCCGGTGAAGGAGACAAATGGTGACCAGAGTGCATTGACGAATGGCCACCAACCAAAGCTGGCAATGGATCATGATGGTGCAAAGCGCAAAaatagtgatgtggctgtaTCACATGAACACAATGAAGATGGTGTACAATTAAAACAGGCTTCAGGTGGAAATATTAATATGTCATCTGCAGATAATTCAAGATCAGATTTAGGTACTGGCAGTAAAAGGATaggaaaaaagttaataaaagGGAAAAAGCATCCAGCAGCGGTAGATGATGGTCGGGTAGATGCTGAAGCCATTACTGAGGACAACAATAAAGTAATCTCAAGGAAAAAGATGAAGTTCCAACATGACCAGGAAAAGCAAACTTCTCAGACCAATCAAGTATCACTTCCTCCCAAAATGGATGACATTGTGGGTAAAAGGTTAAAATCAGGAGGGAAGGTTGAGTACAAATCTTCAAGAGCACAGCTAAGTGCGAATAAGTCCAACCATTCTCCTGATGAAGATGATCTCCCTCCACCGAAGCGCCAACGACTAGCACTTGGAGTGATGTCCACTTCTACTTCAAACTCTGAAAATAGACAGGGAAACTCTACATCAAACAAAAATAGCTTGGTGCATCCGAACAAGGTTCAATCTCCAACCATACAGCTTCCAGCAAAGAGGAGAGCTGTCCGCCTATgtgatgaggatgaggatgatgaATTACCTAAAACTCCAATTCATTTAGGATCTACCCATAAAGTTTCTGTTACTCCCCGAGTTTCAGATTCCAAAAATAAGAATGCTAAGAGTGGGGAGACACATGGAAACGGTCATATGGCCGTGAGGAACACAGGAACACCCAAGGAAGAGTTCAAAGATCAGGTACAATCTTCTCAAGTATCCAATAAAGCTTTATCACCAACTGGTCAGCAAGGGATGGAAAAGAGCACTCAGGAAATATCAGCTAAACAGTTATCTCCCGTTTTTCCCCAGTTAGTCACTGAAAACATCCCCTCAATGAAGGCTAAGCCAGTTTCAGGTTCTCCCAGGAGGTCCCCTCGATCTGTTACTGCTTCCAGACCACTAGCAGATTTACGGAAAAAACAGTTGACCAAGGCACCTGCTAGTGTGAACCAGAAGAAAGTTCTACTGGGATCAAACAGTAGCCTTGCTACAGAAACTGAAAGAAGTAAACCAACTTCGTCTGTTGAGATAAAGAAAACCACCTCAAGGCCCGACTCCCAAATCAATGATCCTGTCCATAAAGTTGGAAACCAAGACAAAAGTGTTACCTCACATGGTGAAAG GTTGGATGGTGGTAAAGTTACCATGTTAAATTTGCCGGTTGATTTGGCTATTTCAGACTCTGCCATGTCAATGAAAAATCTAATTGCTGCTGCTCAGGCGAGAAAGAGACAAGCAAACTTGCATAACCCTTATGGAAATCCTTTGCATCTATTGATTCATGACACCGACATGCTCAGCCTTAACCCAACTGCTACCTCTTCTGCATTAGCAGTTGATACTAGTAACATACTTCAAATCGATGTGCAAGACCATACTTCTTCCCCTTCCTTTGATGTTCGCCAGTTGCCGTCTACTAGTGGACATGAAAATGAAGACCTGGAGGAAAGGAGGGTGAATTCAGGCCATCAGGCATCGGGGAGTTCTTTAAGTGGAGGTACTGAGGCAGCTGTTGTTCGTGATGCTTTTGAAGGGATGATTGAGACGCTATCTAGGACCAAAGAGAGCATTGGTCGTGCAACCCGTCTTGCAATTGATTGTGCAAAGTATGGGATTGCCAATGAG GTTGTAGAACTTCTCATCCTGAAGTTGGCGAATGAGCCAAGTTTTCATCGCAAAGTGGACCTCTTTTTTCTGGTTGACTCTATAACCCAGTGCTCTCATAGTCAGAAAG GAATTGCTGGGACATCTTATATTCCTGTTGTTCAAGCGGCATTGCCCCGTCTCATAGTAGCGGCTGCTCCACCTGGAGCAGGTGCTCAGGAAAACCGCCGTCAATGTCATAAG GTCTTGCGGTTATGGCTTGAGAGGAAAATTTTTCCAGAATCTGTCCTTCGCCGTTACATGAATGGGATAGGAACAGATAATGATGGTGGAGCTGCTGGATTTTCTCAGAGACGCCCTTCCCGAGCTGAGCGGTCCATCGATGATCCTATAAGAGAAATGGAAGGCATGTTTTTGGATGAGTATGGGAG CAACACCACATTTCAGTTACCTGGGTTTCTATCATCTCATTtatttgaagaagatgatgatgaagataATTTTTCGTCGATGTTATACAAGGAAGGTTTAGATACGTCACCATCTGAGCATAACCTTGCAAGTAAGGATCCTGAACACTGCACTGTTACTCCAAGTGACCGGCGCCACTGCATATTAGAGGATGTTGATGGTGAGCTTGAAATGGAAGACGTTTCTGGTCACAACAAGGATGATAGAATATTAATTTTCAATTGCACCTCTATCATAGCTTCACCTGAGCCGAATTCTGATGTAAAGCTTAAATCTGCTTCTGAAATGTCTGAGTTGCTGCCTTCTCCTGAGGGTTCTCCACCATTACCACCTGGCTCTCCTCCTATGACTCCCCCTCTTCCTGCTTCACCACCTCCATTATCCTCATCCCCatcacctccacctccacctccacctccacccttATCATTATCATCTGCACCATTAcccccacctccaccaccaccttcctCACAGCAATTAATTCCTCCACCACCTATTGGTCCTCCTCCATATGTTCAGTCATTGCCACCTCAACCTGCATTGATGTCCCAATATGTGTCTCCAGTTCAGTCAACTTCTCAGCCTTTAGTTTATCACCTACCTCCATTACATCATGAGATTGGTGGCACACCCAGT GGAAATCTGCCTGTCCATATGGTTTCCAGTACTCAAGGGTCCCATACTGAAGCACCTAGAGGTGAAATATATTCACAGCAGTCCTCTTTCTTCTCTCCAGCTGCAGGCTGCAATGCACGAGAGCATGTTGGATACAATTCATCAAGGCCTGTTGAATATGGACAGAATGATCCATGTATTAATCACCAAGCTTCAAAGCAGAGACAACATTTGCTGCCTGGTACTGCAACATTTTCCCAAAGACCATTGCATCCTGATGCCCGACCTCCACAAATATCTGCCCATTTCTCATATTCGAATACAGTCATCCAGCACCAACATCCCCCTTATCCATTGCAAGTATATGCTGATGTTCCTAGGAGGTATTCTACTGATGAACAATGGCGGATGCCAGTAAATGATTTCAAAGCAGATCTTCCTTGTGGGGGCTGGAGTGCTGGAGCCCAACCATTTTCTGGTCAACCTTATTCGCATGAAGGTGCAG GAGGTTACTATGGACCCCCTTCAGAAAGGGCTCCTGAAAGTGCCGTTAATTTCCGGCCTGGTGGAACAAATGGTCTACCACCAGCACCTCCAATTCTAG TTCATGGTGTTCCAATGATGCCTTGTAGGCCGGACATGTCAGCTGTCAATTGGAGGCCAGTATAA